AACACCATCGGCAGATATTTTGCTATTGGGGCGTACCACGATAATATCACCAACTTTTAGCTCCTCAATACCCACTTCAACAGTGTCGCCATCTTTCTTTAACAAAGCTGTTTTAGGCGCCAGGTCAGTCAATGCCGCAATGGATTTTTTTGCCTTTCCCATAGCATAGTTTTCCAAAGCGTGACCCAGACTAAAAAGGAACAGCAACAGGGCACCTTCTGCCCATTCACCTAAATAGGCAGCTCCTGCGGCTGCGACAAGCATAAGGAAATCAATTTCAAATTCGCCCTTAGTAATTTTAGTAATGGCCTCTTTTAAGGTAAAATATCCTCCAAAAATGTAAGATAAAATATAGAGTACGAATGGAACACTCTCCGAAAGCTCAGAAAACTTTTGTATTAGAAATCCCGTAATTAAAGTTACTCCACTTAAAATGGCGAAATAAAGTTCAGTGTTCTTTCCTAAAATTCCGTCGTGATTATGATTGTCATCATCATCGTGATTATGTTCCTTAGCTGTTTCTGTAGTTATTTTTTTCATGCTTTCTTATTTTTTACTTTGTATGAAATAGTGCGTTTATATCCTCAGGAATAATCATTCTTTTTAATGGTGGAACATTGGCACCTCCTGTATTGCCAAGCGGCACATGATCAATAAATGATTTCCAACCACCAACAAATAATCTTATAATTTGACCAAATACCTCCTTACTGTTCCTTTGCTTTAATCCAAACTTTAACATTAACCAATGTGAATAGGTATGTTCTATTGGATAAGATTGACCTATTATATGACTTCTTTCTAAATGATGCCATGCATTTGCATAATCTTTATTACCTAGAAATTCTTTATATAAACTAATTTCTTTATCATAAGCTATTTTTAAATGCTTTGTTATCTTATAATTTAATTTCATAGTAATTTATTAGGATTGTGAAATTATCAATTAGAAGGATGCAACAATAGTGCATTATTGTCCGCTACATTTATCGCAAATCCCTTTGACAACTAAATTCACGTTCTCTGCATTAAAACCATCTGGTAAATTAATGTGTGGAATTTTATGCTCTGTCAAACAAACAGTTTCATTACAATTGTTACAGTGGAAATGCAAGTGTAAATCGGTGTCCATTTCACAGCGGCAATTCTCTTCACACATGGCATATTTTGCTATTCCTGTACCATCATCTATTTGATGAGCAATATCACTTTCTACAAAGGTTTTTAATGTGCGGTATAAGGTAGTTCTATCTGAATTATCAAAATACGCTTCAATATTTGTTAAACTAACAGCTACTTTTTTACCTATGAGAAATTGTAAAACCAACAAGCGCATAGCCGTTGGTTTTACGTTATTTTTTTCCAATATTTGCTCCAGATCAGTCATTTTCCTATGAATTAAATCGCTTTAAAGATTCTCCCGTTTTAATCTGAAAGGCATCTTCAATATTTGCTATATAAATAATACCATCTCCAGGTCCGTCGGTTTTGGCGTTGGCTATAATTGTTTCAATGGCCGCTTGGGCTTCCTCATTTTGGCAGACCAGTTCCAGCTTAACCACTGGACTATCTGTTACGTGAAAATCCAGCGACGGTCTTGCGCCTTTTGACTTGAATGCACCAGTGCCTTCAGCTTGTGAAAGGGTCATACTTTTGAACCCATTATCAGATAGTGCTTCAATGACTCTTTGGATTCGGTTCGGTTTTATAAATGCTTTTATTTCTTTCATACTTATTATATTATGAATTTAGTCATCGTGTCCCAATTCGCCTTTTATCATTTCTGATGATAAGGTGTATGCGCCTTTCGTGACCACTTTCACCTTTTGGGCAATTTCTGCAGGAAGATTGATTTCAACATATCCTAAATCTGTAATTCCAACGTTAACGGGAATCATTTTAAACTTCATTTTGTTTTCTTCCTTTTTGTCATCTTCATCCAATATGAAAATGTATGATTGTTCGCCTTCTTTGACAATAGCATCTTCAGGAACTGCGAATGCCATTTTTGCATCTTGCACAATCCTACCTTCCACATACATTCCTGGAAGTAATTCTTTATCGTCATTATGAACATCGGCGTGAACGTGCAATGCTTTTGCGTCGCTTTCAAAAGTTTTACCAATTGCGTGAATTTTCGCCTTCAGCAATTGATCTGGTTTGGCAGCTACCGTAAAGTAGATTTCTTGTCCTTCCTTAACTTTTCTTATATCTTTTTCATATACTTTAAAATCTACATGTATTTCTGAATTATCACTAACTGTGAACATTTTGGTCTGAGGTGCAACATAGTCGCCAAGGCTTACCATAACTTCATCTACATAGCCAGAAATTGGCGTTGTGATAGGGACGGAAGAAAAAATATGACCTTGTAAGACCTTATCCGTGTTAATGCCCAATAGTCTTAATTTAGACCGTAAACCATTGACGCTCGATGTTGTGGAACGAAATTTTGATTGTGCCATTTGAAATTCCTTTCCAGAAGAAACTCCCTTATCATACAGGATTTGTTTACGTTCAAAATCTTGTTTTAAAAATACGAGTTCGTCATTTTTCTCTTGAAATTCCTGTTGCATTGAAATGATGTCAGGATGTTCCAAGTAGGCCAACACTTGACCATTATTCACCTTATCTCCTTCGATGACCTTGATGGAACGAACATTGCCGCCCACAAAAGGACTAATATTAGCTCTATCCTGTGGAAAAAGTTCGAGTTTGCCAGTAACTTTTATGGTATTTCCCAAACTCTTTTTTTCTAAAGGATTTATTTCAAGACCTATTGTTTCGGCTTGCTGCATTGTTAGTTCTACAACGCCTTCCTCTGTACCATGACCTTCTTCAGAGTGTTCCTTTTCTTTGGATGTCGCATTTTCATCACTTTGGCTTCTATTTGTCGTGTTGTTGCAACCTATCATTAAAAAAGTTGCTAATGCTAAACTGATTATAAATATATGTTTCATTCTGTTTTCTTTAATATTATAGATTGCCCAATTGGTATTGTAACTCAATGGCCTGTTGGTTATACTGATTGATAAATTGTAAATGGTTTTGCTTGATTCTTATGGCACTGTTCAAGATTGTGATATAGTTTACATAATCAATTTCACCTTCTTTTGAAGCAAGTTCTGCTGTTGTAATCTGTTCTTCAGCTAAAATTAACGCACCTTTTTGATAATAATCAAGTGTCTTTTGGGTCTTTTCCAAGGATTTTAAAAGTTGGGAAACCCTACTTTCTGTTATGGCCTTCTGTTCCAGATACTGGTTTTCGGCAACCATCGCATCTGCCTTAGCGGCCTTGACCCTTGATTTTTGCGGTAAGAACCACAATGGAATACTTATACCTGCTTGATATGCACTAAATCCAGATATATCATTATATTTAAGCTTATCATAACTAATACTAAATTTTGGAAGGAATTCTGATTTTTCTACCCCAATGTTTGCTTTGCTTACCTCGGCATTTTGCAATGAATACTGCAACAATGGATTATTTGCAACAGATGAAGAATCAAAATCAGCCAAAAAATTTATCGGTTCATAAGTAGATCCTACGGTTTCAATTTCTTGATCAATCCCCAAATACTGTTTCAAAGCTCTTTTTGCTATTTCTATATCATCATAAGCCTGTTGTCGTAATACCTGTATCTGTTGATATTCAGAAGAGGCTGCAATAAATTCCAGTTTTCCGGTTTCTCCCGTATCATAACGAGATTCTGCTGCCATCCTAAAATTTGCATATACACTGTCCAGTTGTTCCGCAAAACGCAATTGCGCCTTATTGTAATTGATGAGATCGTATGCTTGCATCACATTACGCACCAACTGTTGTTCGCTTAGAGCATAAAATTTTTCTCCAAGTTGGGTACGTTCTTTGTAGTACTTGGATTTTGAGAAACCAGATAACAAATCTATATTGCCCTGTTGCACACCATAAGTTCGCAAAGCTCCCTGCTGTACACCTTGATCTTCCCTACCTGTATATAAGGAAGTACTCCCCAGATCGAAGCTTGTTCCTTTCATGGCACGCTCTCGCTCTATAAAAGCCTGACTTTCCTTTAGCGATGGGTAATTCTGTTTTGCCATTGCAATGGCTTCGTCTATAGTCAAGGTCTTTGATATTGTAACACCTGAACTCGCGTCTTGAGCAACGGCAGTTCCTGAAGCCATCAAACCACCAATCATTAATAATATGGTTATAATGTTCGTGGATTTGTTTATATAACTTACATCACCATCAGTATTGTTTCGTTCCTTTCTTGATTCCAACCAATAATACAATACCGGAAGGACTACAAGGGTTAAAAACGTGGCCGTAAGCAATCCGCCAATAACTACTGTTGCCAATGGTCGCTGTACCTCGGCACCTCCCGAGGTAGAAATCGCCATTGGGATAAAGCCCATAATGGCCGCCGTTGCGGTTAGCAAAATTGGTCGTAACCGTTCGTGTGTTGCTTCGTATATTCGTTTCCTTAAGTCTGTCATTCCACTTTCTTTTAATTCGTTGAATTTGTTTATCAGTACCAAACCGTTCAATACCGCAACTCCAAAGAGCACGATAAATCCGACTCCCGCTGAAATACTAAAGGGCATTCCCCGTATCCAAAGCGCAAACACGCCACCAATGGCCGCCAGAGGCACTGCTATATAAATCATTACCGACTGCGAGAACGAGCTCAATGCAAAATAGAGCAATATGAATATCAGAAAAAGTGCAATAGGTACTACAATCATCAATCGGTCTGACGCACGTTGCAGGTTTTCAAACGAACCTCCGTAGGTTACAAAATAACCTGGTGGCAGTTTCACTTCCGTTTCCAGTTTTTGCTGAATTTCCTCGACCATCGATTTTACATCTCGCCCACGAACATTGACTCCTACCGAAATACGACGCGAGGTATTGTCCCTTGAAATCTGCATTGGGCCAGGTTTGTAACTGATGTCCGCTACTTCCTTTAACGGTACTTGGGCACCATTTGGTAAATCGATATATAGATTTTTAAGGCTGTTGATGTCCTGTCTAAAGTCCTTCGCCAAACGAATGACAACATCAAAGCGTTTTTCGCCTTCAAAAATCACCCCTGCCGCTTCTCCTGAAAAGGCGGCACTTACATAATCATTCAGCTTATCAACGGTTACACCGTACTGTGCCATTTTTGCACGATTGTATTCTACCGTCATCTGTGGCAAACCACTCGTGGCTTCCACATTGAGGTCGGCCGCTCCGGGAACGCTTCTGATAACCGCTGCGATTTCCTGAACCTTATCTGCCAACACGCCCAAATCTTCTCCGTACAATTTGATGGCCACGTCCTCACGAACACCCGTAAGCAATTCGTTAAAACGAAGTTCCACAGGTTGCGTAAACACGAAATTCACACCGGGAACAACTGAAATTTTTTCCTGTATTTTTTCTATGAGTTCTTCTTTGCTATCTGCGGAAGTCCATTTGTTCTTATCCTTTTCAAGAATGATATAGCTATCGGCAATGTCCATTGGCATTGGGTCTGTTGGTATTTCGGCCACACCAATCCTTGAAACCACTGTTTTTACTTCAGGAAATTCATTGATTAAATTTTGAAGTTTTTTTGAAGCTTCAATTGATTCCGTAAGACTACTCCCTGGTTTTATCAAAGCCTGAAATGCAATATCGCCCTCATCAAATTTAGGTATGAATTCGCCGCCCATATTGCTGAAAATAAATCCTGCAATCAATAACAGCCCAACCGCACCAATAATGACACCAGCCCTAAAGCGAAGTGCGAAATTGAGCAAGGGTACATACGCCCTGTTCAACCCTGACATTATTTTATCACTGAACCTGTCAATCCTGTTTTCAAATTTGGCAAACCAACTGTTCTGATTTCTGGCAGGCTTTAGGAACATTGACGAAATCATTGGCACGTAGGTAAGACACAGGATAATCGCTCCCAAAACCGCAAATCCGAAAGTAAATGCCATTGGGCGGAACATTTTTCCCTCAACACCAGTTAAAAAGAGAATCGGTGTAAATACAATAAGGATAATAAGCTGACCGAAAAAAGCCGAATTCATCATCGTACTTGCTGATTCATAGGCTATTTCATCCATTTCTGGCTGGCCAATGGCGGTTGTGGTTTTCTTCATCCGTTGATGGATGTGAAATACCATTCCCTCCACAATAATAACTGCGCCATCCACGATGATACCAAAATCGATTGCCCCCAAGGACATTAAATTTGCCCACACCCCAAATTGTTTCATCAAGATAAATGCAAACAGTAATGATAAAGGGATTACCGAAGCTGTAATTAATCCACCACGGAAACTTCCCAAAAGCAAGACCAAAACGAAAATAACGATGAGCGACCCTTCAATAAGATTTTTTTCAACGGTGCTTGTGGTTCTTCCAATAAGTTCACTTCGGCTTAAAAACGTATCTATGTAAACGCCTTCCGGCAGGGATTTTTGTATTTCTGCAATGCGCTTTTCCACATTTTCGACCACGTTGCCGGGGCTTTCGCCTTTCAGCATTAAAATTTGTCCACCAACAGTTTCGTGCCCATCTTGGGTAAACGCACCATATCGCACCTGATTCCCGTATCCTACTTTTTCAGCAACATCCCGCACTAGAACAGGGCTTCCGTTTTGTGTGGTTACCACGGTGTTTTCCAAATCTTCAAGGCTACGCGCCAAACCTTCGCCACGAATGAAATTTGCTTGGTGGTTTTTCTCGATATAAGCACCTCCCGTATTGGCATTGTTCACTTTCAGGGCTTCAAAAACCTGATTCATTGTAATGCCAAAACTTTTTAATTTATCAGGATTTATGGCAACTTCATATTGTTTAACATAGCCTCCAAAAGCATTGACCTCGACCACTCCAGGGACTAATGCCATTTGGCGTTTTACAATCCAATCCTGTATGGTACGAAGCTCCATGGCGTCGTATTTATCTTCGTAGCCTTCTTTTAGTTTTAAAGTATATTGGTAGATTTCTCCCAGACCTGTAGTAATGGGTGCCATAAATGGCGTGCCGAAGCCTTCGGGGATTTCTCCGGCAACTTCGGTCAATTTCTCTTGCACCAATTGCCGGGGAAGATAAGTACCCGCCTCGTCCTTAAAGACAATGGTAACCACAGAAAGACCAAAACGAGATACAGAACGCAGTTCGATAACATCAGGAAGGTTTGCCATAGCCAATTCTACCGGGTAGGTAACAAATTGCTCAATATCTTCAGTTCCTAAATTTGGGGCAACTGTAATAACCTGTACTTGGTTGTTGGTAATATCGGGTACAGAACCCAGGTTTATAGTGGCCATAGACCAAATGCCCGTACCTACCAGTGCCACTATAAAGAGCCCAATAATAAACTTGTTATTAATGGAAAATGAAATGATTTTGTTAATCATAGAAAAAGTATTAATTCAGTTTAAACATCGCAATGCAAAGAGATGCAAAGCGTTTATGATGCGACACTTACTTTGAAAAGCATCACGATAGGATATAACTATCCTTTAAAAAACTGAATTATACTTTAGGGGGTTGGAAAAGCGATTCCAGATATCTGGAAGTGAAGTTTACTTTATGTAAGTTAAATTGTTCTTTCCCTTCAAACTTTAATTGATTAGTTAAAGCTAAATTGTTGTTCTCAATCATTAACACTAAAGGGTGGCAACATTGCTGATGGGAATGGATTGGTGTATTATCATTATCTGGGTTATGATGATGCTCTTCATTTTTTGCATCATTATCCAAATAATCTTCAACAACATACTCAATGAACGAGTCTCCATAAATCTTATGCTCTTGAAAATGATTTATAATGCTTGAAATTTCTTTGATTGGTCCACAAAAGTCCATATCTAAGCTAATTCCTTGAAAAAGGAATAAAAATGACATAGATATAGAAAAAAGTGTTTTCATAATTTTCACAAAACTACAAATTGTTTAATGCAACTGTTGTGCAAACATAAGAATCATCCGCAGACATTTTCTTTTTTCTGAATTGACGGGCATTTAACCGTTCCATAAGAACAATAAACACAACATTCCCCTTCCTTAGGCTTTAGCAATGCTTTACAATTTTCACACTTATAGAAAAACTGGCATGTTGTTGTGGGCATCTTCTCTATTGCTTTATGATTACACGTAGGGCAGATAATTGTAGATTCAAGTAGTATATCCATTACTTTATTATATTATATCCTGTACTTAAAATGGCAGTTTCTATTTTCTCAAGGTCGACTTTAGTTTCATCATATTTTATGATTGTGCTAGCCGCCTTATAATCTGCTTTAACATAAAGTACTCCATCAAATTCTGCGACTTTACTTTCAATATGTGCCTCGCAACCTGTACAAGTCATTCCTTCAATGGTTACCTTATACACTTTTACGTTCGATTTCTCAACATAAACGATTTCCTTTCTTGAATCTGGACTGGAATAAAAAATATGAGAGTAGGATGGAAATGCTAACATTGCTCCAGCGAATAGCGTAATAAAGGATAATAAAACTTTGGAATTAATAAACTTTGGTTCCTCATCATCACATTCGCAATCAATTTCAGCTTTGGTTTTAGGCTTGAATTTTTGGTACCATGTAAATGCTAGAGTAAATACAGTAAAAACAATTAAATAAGGTCTAAAAGGTGCCAACCAAGAAAAGGTAGATGCTAAACCTGCAGTTCCTGCAAATATCGCAAGAACAGGCATAACACAACATATAGATGCCGTCAAGGCTGTTATAATCGAGGTCCCGATTAATTTTCTATTACCAATCATACCGAAATATTTTCTGCATTCAACAAATTTAAAATAGGGTTCAATATCGAAAACTTATCTTTATTAAGCGCATAAAAAATGGTTTGAGCTTCCTTTGTTGCATAAATTAAATTTCTATCCTTTAGTTTTCTTAAGTGTTGTGAAATAGCTGATACATTCATTTCCAGAATATCGCTCAAATCACAAACACATAGTCTTTCCTCTCTTTGAAGCAAGTGTAGAATCTGAAGTCTAACCTTATTTCCCGCAAGGTTGAGGACCTGGGCAACCAAAGTTAAGGGTTTGTCTAGCCCCACTATTGAAGACCGACAGTCCATTATCTGGCTAACATCTGCTTCCAACCTAATGCAAATATGCTTTTCCATATTTCAAATATACTTATTTAAGTATTTGCTTAAATAATAAAATATACTAAATTTAAGCTACTTTAAAATTATTCTTAAATAAAAATCATTACACAAATCCCGTTTGAATTTTTGTCGTACCTTTTATTTGAAATTGCTACTTGAAAATAGATTTGGCCTCTTGATTTATCCTCTTAAAATTCTCTTGTAAATCCTCGTGAGTAAATATCTTCTTTCTTTTAGGCATCTTCTTATTGATAATAGGCAATTTAAACTGAACCTTTTTATCCTTGCCATCAGCGAAAGTTACAAACTCACCTTGTTTTAAACGAAAGAATACATCTGCCCTAATTTTAGCGACTTCTCTCTCTCCAGTAGTAATTCGTGTATCAAAATTTAGATTATAACCTCTGTTTACACTTGTGGTCTCATTCTTAACTATCTCAAAGAAGCGTTCGTAGTATTTTGCTGTGTCTGGATCATTTACTTTTCCGAAGAATTGATAAGATAAGTTGCTTAATATCGCCTTACTGGCCTTGTCCCCATACATCATATCGTTCTGTATTTTGTCCTGCATCACATAAACAGTAGCAATATCATAACTGCGCAGCGTAGCCGGAATACGGTGCATATTCAAGAGTCGGATAGTAGGTGCTTCCTCCATCAATAGAAATGACGATTTACCTGAACGTATACTCATTTGTTTAGTAATTGTATGGATAATAGTTGCTATTACCGGTGAGAAAGCAGTTTCATATTTGGGGTTGTTTACAACAGATACAACTGTTGGCTTTTTTTGAGTACTTATGTTCAATGGTACTTCATCTGCTGAGAGTACCATAAAAATGCTTTGCGTACTTATTTTCTTCAACGCATTGGCCAATGTGCTTTTTACACCGGCAGTTTGCCTATCGGAATCCTTACCACTTATAAAAGCATCTGCCATAGCTTTAGCGGTCGTATTGGAACTCAAAAAAGCAATAAGGCTGTCTGTGTCAAGAAATTGATAAATAGCTATTAGATGCGGTAATGTGCAGTATTTTGGATAAGATGTTCGTAGTTTCCAAATCATCCCGCCTATTAACCCTTCCGCGGCATCATTAAAGAATTTGCTAGCTCCAAAACTTCCAGATTCTTTTTGTTCCAATAAGTTTTCCATCAGTACACGTGCCACTTCATTTACGCTCTCTTCATTTTGCAAATACTGAGGTGCAATTGGATTTACCCTATCGTAGATTTCATCAAAAGAAATAATTTTAAAATCAATTCCATTAGCTTCAAATAAAGGGTATGCCATTTCTGTTATTTCAAAGTTCTTATAATCGTGAATTATCCCACAAAAAGAATGCTCACTAAAATGTGTTAAGAAATTTAAGACTACACTTTCTGTTTTTCCACTTCCTGCAGAACCAATTATAGAAGCTCCTCGTTTAATGTTCTCAATTATAAAATTGCCCCGTTTTACTTTAAAATGAACCTGATACTTGTTGTCCTTGTTTAATGTTTCTTTCTGAAGAAACACATACAGAACCACATTTAGCAATAATAAGGGACAACCAATATAAAGACCAGCTCCCGCCCTACTTAAAAAATTCGAATCTAAAGTAAATAGAATACCCAAACATCCTGATGTAATTGCCAAATTGATAAGAAAAGCAAATCGAGTAATTTTAAACGTACCCCAAAAAGCCAAAGCCATTCCTGATATTAAAACAATAGTAAAAAATAGACCATGTGTTTCCATGTTAAATACCTATTGAACCTGATTTAAGAGCCACATCTAAACCTCGCTTTAGATACTTGATGGTTTTTAACGCCAGTTGTACTTTATTAGTTGGAATACTATTCAAAGGCACTCCTGCCTTTCCCAAAATTTTAAAAGCAACTGCCTTCTCACTTGTAGGTAATCCCAATAAAGTTGTGAAATAGACTTTAGGGTTCTTGATAAAATCTTTCTTTGATTTATAGGATTCCGCATAATTACGCTTATAGTCAAAAGTGGCATCAAATGTCTTTTCCGCTTTTGTAAAAAACGAATCCCTATCAAAACCACGCTTTACCAATTTTCCATTTATCAAAACATCAGAAGCTTTGTATTTACTTCCTGGAGAAAGACTGACGGAATCAGACATATCCTTTCTACTTACGATAATATGAATATGGCTCTGGTGGCCCTCCTTATTCATTCCCTGAACAATGCGTTTTCCGTTTTGTTGATAGGGCGCTTCTTTCTCTAATCGGTTGATTTTACTTTCTAGTCTTTTGATGCTTCCCTCCTGTTGCCCTTGCTTGATTTGTCTAATTTCATTTTTTAGATTTAAAATTTTGGTGGCGACTGGTTGATTCTCCCGGACTTGTTTATCCGTTCCCTTAAAAGTTCGTTGATGTTCAATTTTAGCATAGTATTTAATATCATTAACAGTTACCTGTTTACCATTAATCTCACGATTAAAACAGCTCGCATAATCTTTCATTATCGCTCTCGTATATCGCTTCAAATCTTCTCGACTATTTTCTAATTTTCTAAGTTCATACTTACTTGGACTAACAGTAATGGAATAAAACTTAGGCTCTTTCTTTTTCAGTTTAGATGCATTTCCGTCAATTTCCTTAACCACTTCAGATGCACTTATTTCATCTCCATATTGATTGAAGAAATGTTCCATATGCTCTTGTTCCAATCCTTGGTTTTCCTTTTCTAAATATTCAACGAAACCCGCTGAACTTTGTGAATAATTGCCTCCTAATTTCTGCGCCGTTACGGTTATAAACATCACTTTAAAGTTTTATAATTCATCATCATTTTCTAATCGCTCAACAAACCTGACTTTTGACTTTTCTTCTGGCAATTCCTTTTCCAAAATCAAATTCTTCTTCGATGGCTCAGCTTGTTCAAAAAGCGATTGCATCATAGCAACCGTTGGTTTGGTTTGGTTCTTTTCGATGTCCTTCATAATCGCAATCACTCCATTGATTCGCTTCTTGATCAGCGATTCCAAAGTTTGCATTTTAGGTCCGATAGCTTCATGTGGAGAAATACCATTTTCCTCGAAAAAAGCTATCATCAGAAGTAAAGCCATCGATTGCGATTCTGACATTTTCTTGCAAAACCGTCTAAATCTAATCGCTACCGAAATCTTAATCTTGAAGGTTACAAAGCCTTCTTTTTCATATCCTTTATCCATCTTTTTAGTAAAAAATTTCGCTCTTTAATGGGGCTGACGTGAGATTTTAGTAAAAAAGAAACTCTAATATTCAATTCAAAAAAAAACCAAACCGTGTTAGAGCCCATAAATACTAATGCTTTGAAAAAACTGAAAACCGAAACCTTGCGCCAGCGGGTTACCCTCTTGCTATTCCTTTTTCCCCCGCAGGGGAAATTAAGAATACCTTTCCTTTAAGGTAAAAGCTCTTTTACCTACTAGCTTTAAAACTGAAAAATTTAAGAGTGGTTTAGAGACAGTATTATTGATTTGGAAGTATAATTTGAAAACCGATGAATTTTCCCTAAAACAAGAAAGGCAGCTTTTTAAAGCTGCCCGTTCAATTTCAAATTAGTTTTGATTTAAATTGTAAAAATGAATTTGTAATTATACAGATTACGGATTGCTTCTTCTTCCAAGACAACACTATAATCCTTCTGGTAATTTACCGCATACATGCGAAGTTCTTTACCATGTTTATTTTCAATTTCTTCTCGAGATCGTTTCAATAATCGCTCTTGAGTTTCACCATCCAAGTTGTTATAATTTAGATATACCATACTGCTAATATTCGCTTGGTAGCATTAAAGTATTATCTACAAAATACAATCGTAATTTATCCAAAGGAAAATCTGTAAAACTATATCTATGTGATTCAAAAATGTTGTCGTTTCCATCACTATAAGTTATTATTGCTTCACATTCGAGCTCAGTTTTTTCCTTTTCAGCTAAGCGTTTAAAATCAATAGCTATAAAATAACTCTTATCCATCAAACTCTTGGCAATAACTGAAACATCCTTTATCAGCCAAAAACATCCTGCGACGTTAGCCAAGTATTTTAAACCATCCGTAAAACGGGTCCGTGTTAATGGTATTTGATAAAAGATTTCAGTACCGTTAAAATGTTGTAATCCTTCTGTAATTTCTCTAACTTTATCATTCATTGTAATTTTCTTTAAGAATTTAATAATGAAAAAGAGGGCGTATCTTTCGACGGGAACGCCCACTTTATTTTTACTCGCCTTTGATACCTAATAATAAGATTTCGTTAGCTACCACTTCGGTAACATATCGTTTTTCCCCTGCTTCGGTTTCATAGCTTCTAGAAGTCAGTTTTCCCTCAATAGCTACTTCCTTCCCCTTGCCTACAAATTTTTCAACTATTTCGGCAATTTTACCCCAAGCTACAATGTTGTGCCATTCCGTATTCTGTACTTTCTCACCATTCAAGTTCTTATAAAACTCATTGGTAGCAATTGAAAAATTAGCGACTTTCTTGCCACTTTCTAAAGACTTGATTTCAGGAGCATTTCCTACATTCCCAATTAACTGTACTTTGTTTTTTAACGTACTCATAATAAAATATTTAAAGATTAATTAATAAACTATCTGAACCATTCAGACTGTAAGTATTTTTATTTTTTTGAAATGATTTACTTATTATATCCAGAGCGTTTTCCTTTTGATTTTTTTTTAACTTTTGTTCCACGTCCTTTTTAATGATTCTGTAAGATTTCATAAGATTCGTTTTTGATTTACTTCCCATAGTGCCTTCGCTGTTACCTTTTTTTGTTGCCTAGACTTTTTAATATTCCAACTTGGTTAGGCGTATAAAAAGCGTAGCGGCTTTATGCCGCTGTC
The genomic region above belongs to Maribacter hydrothermalis and contains:
- a CDS encoding DUF3703 domain-containing protein, with protein sequence MKLNYKITKHLKIAYDKEISLYKEFLGNKDYANAWHHLERSHIIGQSYPIEHTYSHWLMLKFGLKQRNSKEVFGQIIRLFVGGWKSFIDHVPLGNTGGANVPPLKRMIIPEDINALFHTK
- a CDS encoding Fur family transcriptional regulator, encoding MTDLEQILEKNNVKPTAMRLLVLQFLIGKKVAVSLTNIEAYFDNSDRTTLYRTLKTFVESDIAHQIDDGTGIAKYAMCEENCRCEMDTDLHLHFHCNNCNETVCLTEHKIPHINLPDGFNAENVNLVVKGICDKCSGQ
- a CDS encoding P-II family nitrogen regulator encodes the protein MKEIKAFIKPNRIQRVIEALSDNGFKSMTLSQAEGTGAFKSKGARPSLDFHVTDSPVVKLELVCQNEEAQAAIETIIANAKTDGPGDGIIYIANIEDAFQIKTGESLKRFNS
- a CDS encoding efflux RND transporter periplasmic adaptor subunit: MKHIFIISLALATFLMIGCNNTTNRSQSDENATSKEKEHSEEGHGTEEGVVELTMQQAETIGLEINPLEKKSLGNTIKVTGKLELFPQDRANISPFVGGNVRSIKVIEGDKVNNGQVLAYLEHPDIISMQQEFQEKNDELVFLKQDFERKQILYDKGVSSGKEFQMAQSKFRSTTSSVNGLRSKLRLLGINTDKVLQGHIFSSVPITTPISGYVDEVMVSLGDYVAPQTKMFTVSDNSEIHVDFKVYEKDIRKVKEGQEIYFTVAAKPDQLLKAKIHAIGKTFESDAKALHVHADVHNDDKELLPGMYVEGRIVQDAKMAFAVPEDAIVKEGEQSYIFILDEDDKKEENKMKFKMIPVNVGITDLGYVEINLPAEIAQKVKVVTKGAYTLSSEMIKGELGHDD